From the genome of Lotus japonicus ecotype B-129 chromosome 6, LjGifu_v1.2, one region includes:
- the LOC130722527 gene encoding vacuolar protein-sorting-associated protein 11 homolog, which translates to MYQWRKFEFFEEKYASKCVIPEDDHDHDVDVKNEGKKIDCCSSGRGKVVTGFDDGTVCLFDRGLKFNYAFQPHSSSVLFLQQLKQRNFLVTIGEDEQLTPQNSALCLKVFDLDKMQSESSSTASPDCVGILRIFTNQFPEAQITSFLVLEEVPPILLIAIGLDNGAIYCIKGDIARERITRFKLQVENHSDKTLSSITGLGFKVDGQSLQLFAVTPSSVSLFSLHDQPPRRQTLDQIGSGLNSVAMSDRSELIIGRPEAVYFYEVDGRGPCWAFEGEKKLLGWFRGYLLCVIADQRTGKHTFNIYDLKNRLIAHSVLVKEVSHMLYEWGNIILIMTDKSALCIGEKDMESKLDMLFKKNLYTVAINIVQTQQADAAATAEVLRKYGDHLYSKQDYDEAMAQYIHTIGHLEPSYVIQKFLDAQRIYNLTNYLEKLHEKGLASKDHTTLLLNCYTKLKDVEKLNLFIKSEDSIGELKFDVETAIRVCRAANYHEHAMYVAKKAGRHEWYLKILLEDLGRYEEALEYISSLESSQAGMTIKEYGKILIEHMPVETIQILIRLCTEDGDRRGHSNGLYVSMLPSPVDFLSIFVHHPQSLMEFLEEYTNKVKDSPAQVEINNTLLELYISNELNFPSVSQVNEGGGYLSGASAKSMNLSAQSNSSLAGHKSSEEEKVRFQRREKGLCMLKSAWPPEAEHPLYDVDLAIILCEMNAFREGLMYLYEKMKLYKEVIACYMQSRDHEGLIACCKRLGDSVKGGDPSLWADLLKYFGELGEDCSKEVKEVLNYIERDDILPPIVVLQTLSRNPFLTLSVVKDYIARKLEQESKMIEEDRHAIDKYQDDTLAMRKEIQDLRTNARIFQLSKCTACTFTLDLPAVHFMCMHSFHLRCLGDNEKECPECAPEYRSVLEMKRNLEQNSKDQDRFFHQVKNSKDGFSVIAEYFGKGIISKTSNGSTSVLRSGSAPSSSGFGG; encoded by the exons ATGTATCAGTGGAGGAAGTTCGAGTTCTTTGAGGAGAAGTACGCTTCGAAATGCGTGATTCCCGAGGATGATCATGATCATGATGTCGATGTGAAGAACGAGGGGAAGAAGATCGATTGCTGTTCTAGCGGCAGGGGCAAGGTGGTGACTGGTTTTGATGACGGCACCGTTTGCTTGTTCGATCGAGGACTTAAGTTCAATTACGCTTTTCAACCTCACTCATCGTctgttctttttcttcagcAGCTCAAG CAACGGAACTTTCTGGTAACTATTGGGGAAGATGAACAGCTTACCCCTCAGAATTCAGCTTTGTGCCTGAAGGTTTTTGACCTTGATAAGATGCAGTCTGAAAGTTCAAGCACGGCGAGTCCTGATTGTGTTGGGATATTGCGTATATTCACTAATCAGTTTCCTGAAGCACAG ATTacatcctttttagtcttagaAGAAGTGCCACCTATACTACTCATAGCTATTGGCTTAGACAATGGCGCTATTTATTGTATAAAAGGAGACATTGCACGGGAGCGTATCACCCGTTTTAAGCTTCAGGTGGAAAACCATTCAGACAAAACTCTTTCCTCTATCACTGGTCTTGGGTTTAAGGTGGATGGCCAATCTCTCCAGTTGTTTGCTGTAACTCCAAGTTCAGTGAGCTTGTTCTCATTGCATGATCAGCCACCAAGAAGGCAAACCCTTGATCAGATTGGAAGTGGTCTAAACAGTGTTGCAATGAGTGACCGCTCT GAGTTGATAATTGGTCGACCAGAGGCAGTATATTTTTATGAAGTTGATGGGCGTGGTCCTTGTTGGGCttttgaaggagaaaaaaaattgcTAGGGTGGTTTCGTGGATACCTTTTGTGTGTTATTGCAGATCAAAGAACAGGAAAGCATACTTTCAACATCTATGATCTGAAAAATCGTTTAATAGCCCACAGTGTGTTGGTTAAAGAAGTTTCTCATATGCTCTATGAATGGGGTAACATTATACTCATTATGACTGACAAGTCAGCTCTATGTATTGGGGAAAAAGATATGGAAAGCAAGTTAGACAtgctattcaagaaaaacctATATACTGTAGCAATTAATATTGTTCAAACTCAACAAGCAGATGCTGCAGCCACCGCTGAAGTGCTAAGAAAATATGGGGATCATCTGTATAGCAAGCAAGACTATGATGAGGCAATGGCCCAGTACATACATACTATTGGTCACCTTGAACCTTCTTATGTGATTCAGAAGTTTCTGGATGCTCAAAGAATCTACAACCTCACAAATTACTTGGAAAAGCTACATGAGAAGGGTCTTGCTTCTAAAGATCACACCACACTTCTATTAAACTGTTATACCAAATTGAAAGATGTTGAAAAGTTAAATCTGTTCATTAAAAGCGAAGATAGCATTGGGGAACTTAAGTTTGATGTGGAAACAGCAATCAGGGTTTGTCGCGCTGCCAATTACCATGAGCATGCAATGTATGTCGCAAAGAAGGCTGGGAGGCATGAATGGTACTTGAAGATCTTGCTTGAAGATCTTGGTAGATATGAAGAGGCCTTGGAATATATTTCTAGTCTTGAATCAAGTCAGGCAGGGATGACAATAAAGGAGTATGGTAAAATTCTAATAGAGCACATGCCAGTGGAGACAATTCAAATTCTCATAAGGCTTTGCACGGAGGATGGCGACAGAAGAGGACACTCAAATGGTTTGTATGTGTCTATGTTGCCGTCTCCTGTTGATTTTCTTAGCATTTTTGTCCATCATCCTCAGTCTCTTATGGAATTTCTTGAGGAATATACCAATAAGGTCAAGGACTCACCTGCTCAAGTGGAGATTAACAATACCCTTTTAGAGTTGTATATATCCAATGAATTGAACTTTCCTTCAGTATCACAAGTTAATGAAGGTGGAGGTTACCTTAGTGGAGCATCTGCAAAATCCATGAATTTAAGTGCTCAGTCCAATAGCTCGCTTGCGGGTCACAAAAGTTCAGAAGAGGAAAAGGTCCGGTTTCAAAGGCGTGAAAAGGGACTGTGCATGCTTAAGAGTGCATGGCCTCCAGAGGCGGAACATCCACTTTATGATGTTGATTTAGCTATTATATTATGTGAAATGAATGCGTTCAGAGAAGGGCTTATGTATTTGTATGAAAAGATGAAACTCTATAAAGAAGTGATTGCTTGCTATATGCAGTCACGTGACCATGAAGGGTTAATTGCATGTTGCAAAAGATTGGGCGATTCAGTTAAAGGAGGGGATCCATCTCTTTGGGCTGATCTACTTAAATATTTTGGCGAGCTTGGAGAAGATTGCTCCAAAGAAGTAAAAGAAGTTTTGAATTACATTGAGAGGGATGATATCTTGCCCCCCATAGTTGTCCTTCAAACTCTATCCAGAAATCCATTCCTCACACTTTCTGTGGTCAAGGATTACATTGCACGGAAACTTGAGCAGGAATCTAAGATGATCGAGGAGGACAGACATGCTATTGACAAATATCAG GATGATACACTGGCAATGAGAAAAGAGATTCAAGATCTGAGAACAAATGCTAGAATTTTTCAGCTTAGCAAATGCACTGCATGCACTTTCACCCTTGATCTGCCTGCTGTGCACTTCATGTGCATGCACTCATTCCATTTGCGCTGCCTTGGCGATAATGAAAAAGAATGCCCTGAGTGTGCCCCTGAATATAGGTCTGTCTTAGAAATGAAGAGAAACTTAGAACAAAATTCTAAGGACCAGGACAGGTTTTTTCATCAAGTTAAAAACTCTAAAGACGGGTTTTCTGTCATTGCCGAATATTTCGGGAAAGGGATCATCAGCAAAACAAGTAATGGGTCCACTTCTGTTCTCAGATCTGGAAGTGCACCATCCAGCAGTGGCTTCGGAGGTTAA